One genomic window of Candidatus Omnitrophota bacterium includes the following:
- a CDS encoding thioredoxin family protein produces MKIEIFGPGCHRCGELEKAVKNVISELNIPADIEKVKDITKIVDAGIMQTPGLRINGKIKCSGRIPKVEEIKKWIDER; encoded by the coding sequence ATGAAGATAGAGATATTCGGACCGGGATGCCATCGATGCGGAGAGCTTGAAAAGGCCGTAAAGAATGTTATCTCAGAGCTCAATATACCCGCGGATATCGAAAAGGTCAAAGATATAACAAAGATAGTCGACGCGGGGATCATGCAGACGCCCGGATTGCGCATCAACGGCAAGATCAAATGCTCCGGGCGCATTCCTAAAGTAGAAGAGATAAAGAAGTGGATCGATGAAAGATAA
- a CDS encoding ABC transporter ATP-binding protein — translation MNNDVFELRDVRFSYLGKYPALCGVDITVAKGERIAVIGANGSGKSTLLHILDGLFFPDSGDVKAFGAELSERALSDEGFNRDFRKKVGLVFQNPDVQLFCPTVREEIVFGPLNFGLDHAAITAAFNSIIEVFGIRDLIERMPHQLSIGEKRKVAMASVLISGPDVLLLDEPTAGLDPKTSRDLIDLLNGYHAEGKTVITATHDMHIIEEIADTVYVFGRDKRIIRSGRPAELLADTVFLQENNLIHMHSHSHGGKTHIHPHRHLSPDHHHT, via the coding sequence ATGAATAATGATGTATTTGAATTAAGGGATGTCCGTTTTTCATATCTCGGGAAGTATCCGGCGTTATGCGGAGTGGACATAACGGTCGCAAAGGGCGAAAGGATAGCCGTCATAGGCGCGAACGGTTCCGGAAAATCGACGCTTCTGCACATACTGGACGGGCTATTCTTCCCGGATAGCGGCGACGTCAAGGCCTTCGGTGCGGAGTTGAGCGAAAGGGCGCTTTCCGATGAAGGGTTCAACCGTGATTTCAGGAAGAAGGTAGGGCTTGTATTCCAGAACCCGGATGTCCAGCTATTCTGCCCTACGGTCAGGGAGGAGATAGTGTTCGGCCCGCTTAACTTCGGACTCGATCATGCGGCGATAACGGCGGCATTCAATTCCATAATAGAGGTCTTCGGCATAAGAGACCTGATCGAAAGGATGCCTCACCAATTGAGCATAGGGGAGAAGCGTAAAGTAGCGATGGCATCGGTCCTGATATCAGGGCCCGATGTCCTCCTTCTCGATGAGCCGACGGCAGGCCTCGACCCCAAGACGTCACGCGACTTGATAGATCTCCTTAACGGATATCACGCCGAGGGTAAGACGGTGATCACGGCAACGCATGACATGCATATTATTGAGGAGATCGCGGACACCGTATATGTATTCGGCCGGGATAAAAGGATAATAAGGAGCGGCCGCCCCGCGGAACTATTGGCCGATACCGTTTTTCTGCAGGAGAATAACCTGATCCACATGCATTCCCACAGCCATGGCGGTAAGACCCATATACACCCGCACCGGCATCTTAGCCCCGACCACCACCACACTTGA
- a CDS encoding PDGLE domain-containing protein, with translation MKTTTKLWIGLAILIVLSPIGLILPEHFKAGSAWGEWGAEEMMDLVGYIPHGLERLAGLWKAPIPDYAFKGWEGKPLQDLSFAYIISAVVGITITVLAVIGIARLLVKKEDRC, from the coding sequence GTGAAGACAACGACCAAACTCTGGATAGGATTGGCCATACTGATCGTCCTTTCTCCCATAGGGCTTATATTGCCGGAACATTTCAAGGCAGGATCGGCATGGGGAGAGTGGGGCGCTGAAGAGATGATGGACCTGGTCGGTTATATACCGCATGGCCTGGAAAGACTCGCCGGTTTATGGAAGGCGCCCATTCCTGATTACGCTTTTAAGGGGTGGGAAGGGAAGCCCTTGCAGGACCTTAGTTTTGCCTATATAATATCTGCCGTCGTGGGGATTACCATCACCGTCCTGGCGGTCATCGGTATAGCCAGGTTGCTGGTGAAGAAAGAGGATCGATGTTAA
- the cbiM gene encoding cobalt transporter CbiM — MHIPDGYLGPTTCGIFYLLMAPVWALASKVVKKTLSVKQVPLLAIGAAFSFVIMMFNVPIPCGTTGHAVGGVLVAILLGPWAASIAITVALVVQALLFGDGGITSIGANCFNMAFVLPFAGYYIYKAISYNSAAGSNRRVMAAGVAGYIAINLAAGLTGFEFGIQPLLHKTAGGQALYCPYGLNVALPAMLGEHLLVFGWVEAIVTALVIKYLQKQAPELLEKGRA, encoded by the coding sequence ATGCATATACCAGATGGATATTTAGGGCCGACGACATGCGGCATCTTCTATCTATTGATGGCGCCCGTATGGGCGCTCGCTTCTAAGGTAGTCAAGAAGACGCTCAGCGTGAAGCAGGTGCCGCTCCTGGCAATAGGCGCGGCGTTCAGTTTTGTGATAATGATGTTCAACGTGCCTATACCGTGCGGGACGACCGGCCACGCCGTGGGAGGGGTGCTTGTCGCGATACTCCTGGGGCCCTGGGCCGCATCTATAGCCATTACGGTAGCGCTCGTAGTCCAGGCGCTTCTCTTCGGCGACGGCGGCATTACGTCAATAGGCGCGAACTGTTTCAACATGGCGTTCGTGCTCCCGTTTGCAGGATATTATATCTATAAGGCGATAAGTTACAATTCCGCCGCCGGTTCAAATAGACGGGTCATGGCCGCGGGGGTTGCCGGTTACATCGCCATTAACCTTGCCGCCGGTCTGACCGGATTCGAATTCGGGATCCAGCCGCTCCTTCACAAAACGGCAGGCGGGCAGGCATTGTACTGTCCCTACGGGTTGAATGTAGCCCTCCCGGCGATGCTTGGCGAGCACCTCCTCGTATTTGGATGGGTGGAGGCGATCGTCACCGCGCTTGTGATAAAGTACCTGCAGAAGCAGGCTCCGGAACTTCTGGAAAAGGGGAGGGCATAA
- the cbiQ gene encoding cobalt ECF transporter T component CbiQ: MLRKRHNNFIERSIMGALSFLKGSVFSDEYASRDGLLQSIDPRAKLVTFFIFLLTVLFTHSITVSICLYLLCLVLALFSKIDLGFFLKRTWIFIPLFSLFIAIPALFSVFTPGDAISGFKALGLELIITRQGLYGALLFVARVIASVSFAVLLSITTRHFELLKVLRIFRIPQVFVMILGMCYRYIYLFMEVVEDTYMAIKSRTGGKVHYRKGQHIVAWSMASLWHRSYLLNEEVYGAMLSRGFGGEPVILKDLKTKPRDWVWLFFAVCLSVALLYFGDKWKFNIL; the protein is encoded by the coding sequence ATGTTAAGGAAAAGGCATAATAATTTCATAGAGCGCTCTATAATGGGCGCCCTATCTTTCCTGAAAGGGTCCGTATTTTCCGATGAATATGCGTCACGGGACGGGCTCCTGCAATCGATAGACCCGAGGGCGAAGCTCGTCACATTCTTCATATTTCTTTTGACGGTACTATTCACGCACAGCATAACCGTCTCTATCTGCCTTTATCTCCTATGTCTGGTGCTCGCCCTTTTTTCGAAGATCGACCTGGGTTTCTTTTTAAAGAGGACGTGGATATTCATCCCTCTTTTCTCTCTTTTTATCGCCATACCGGCGCTCTTTAGCGTCTTTACGCCCGGAGACGCAATATCCGGTTTTAAGGCCCTGGGGCTGGAGCTCATCATCACACGCCAGGGTTTGTACGGGGCGCTCTTGTTCGTCGCGAGGGTCATCGCCTCGGTCTCTTTCGCGGTCCTTCTAAGCATCACCACAAGGCATTTTGAATTGCTCAAAGTCCTGCGTATATTCAGGATACCTCAGGTATTCGTGATGATACTGGGTATGTGCTACAGGTATATCTATCTATTCATGGAGGTGGTTGAAGATACGTATATGGCGATAAAGAGCCGCACCGGAGGGAAAGTCCACTACAGGAAAGGACAGCATATAGTGGCCTGGAGCATGGCCTCACTCTGGCACAGGTCATACCTCCTGAATGAGGAGGTCTACGGCGCGATGCTTTCGAGGGGCTTTGGCGGCGAGCCGGTCATATTGAAAGACCTCAAGACGAAGCCGAGGGACTGGGTCTGGCTCTTCTTTGCCGTATGCCTGTCCGTCGCACTTCTTTATTTCGGCGATAAATGGAAATTCAACATATTATGA
- a CDS encoding permease, whose protein sequence is MDRRAVSAVAILLFIFAVIIVYEWSGTWRGVKTTMAEKKVITAKLLEENKIPVHAFIAATIVDYVKHSWLCLLLAFIAAGALQEFAPRDKVIKLMGSGRGFTPYAVAGCGGPLLSMCSCSIIPLFGGLYKRGAGLGPAITFLLASPAFNPAAILLTLGLLGWKFAIARIVVAVTAGILVGYATDRFFKDRIPEPGPIRIDTEVEGALQDDQGFGKRFFNMTLYSWEFVKMVLPLIFLGVICAGLVKAFLPPSLIIKYLGNGVLPIMLSSAIGVFMYTPTLVEVPLVRGLLESGMGTGAAMAFLLTGPALSLPSILGVCKIVKPRVPAFYATLMWICGTIAGILFWLLVPVF, encoded by the coding sequence ATGGATAGAAGGGCTGTCTCCGCAGTAGCTATACTGCTATTTATCTTTGCGGTTATAATAGTATACGAATGGAGCGGGACGTGGAGAGGCGTTAAGACCACCATGGCCGAGAAGAAGGTCATTACCGCTAAGCTCCTGGAGGAAAATAAGATACCTGTGCACGCATTCATAGCCGCCACGATCGTTGACTATGTAAAACACTCGTGGCTATGTCTTCTTCTGGCCTTTATAGCCGCGGGCGCGCTGCAGGAGTTTGCGCCGAGAGACAAGGTCATCAAGCTCATGGGATCCGGCAGGGGTTTCACGCCGTATGCGGTAGCCGGGTGCGGGGGGCCGCTACTTTCGATGTGCTCATGCAGCATAATCCCTCTTTTCGGCGGACTATATAAAAGAGGCGCAGGGTTAGGCCCGGCCATAACCTTTCTCCTGGCATCGCCGGCATTCAACCCTGCGGCGATCCTTCTCACACTGGGACTCCTTGGCTGGAAATTTGCCATAGCAAGGATCGTAGTTGCTGTAACGGCCGGGATCCTTGTCGGGTATGCTACAGACAGGTTTTTTAAAGATAGGATCCCTGAGCCGGGACCGATACGGATAGATACGGAAGTTGAAGGGGCGTTACAGGATGATCAGGGTTTTGGTAAGAGGTTCTTTAATATGACCCTCTATTCCTGGGAATTCGTTAAGATGGTGCTTCCTCTTATATTCCTGGGCGTCATATGTGCGGGTCTGGTCAAGGCCTTTTTACCTCCCTCCCTCATAATCAAATACCTGGGTAACGGGGTCTTGCCGATCATGCTATCTTCGGCTATAGGGGTCTTCATGTATACGCCGACTTTAGTCGAGGTGCCGCTCGTCAGGGGGTTATTGGAATCCGGCATGGGCACAGGCGCCGCGATGGCCTTTCTTCTGACCGGCCCGGCATTAAGCCTGCCTTCGATACTCGGCGTATGCAAGATAGTCAAACCGAGGGTGCCGGCGTTCTATGCGACACTCATGTGGATATGCGGTACCATCGCAGGTATTTTATTCTGGTTACTTGTGCCGGTATTTTAA
- the arsM gene encoding arsenite methyltransferase, protein MKDKKIKKMVKEGYARVAAQGISCCPTNSCCGSRNRAKDVSRAVGYSDAEIDTVPEGANLGLGCGNPVAIASLKEGDVVLDLGSGAGFDAFLASSRVGKTGRVIGVDMTPEMVEKARDNAGRGDYKNVEFMQGEIEKLPLEDASIDVIISNCVINLSPEKEQVFKEAFRVLKPGGRLMVSDLVLVKDLPDSIKGSVEAYVGCLAGAVKKDEYLKFIKLAGFKEVKVIDQISYPVDAIFKELEGVRDTVASIKVSAKKSLIWDTVAL, encoded by the coding sequence ATGAAAGATAAAAAGATAAAGAAGATGGTGAAAGAAGGTTATGCCAGGGTAGCGGCACAAGGCATCTCCTGCTGCCCTACAAATTCATGCTGCGGGAGCCGAAACCGGGCAAAGGATGTGAGCAGGGCCGTCGGTTACAGCGATGCGGAGATCGATACCGTTCCCGAAGGCGCTAACCTGGGCCTCGGATGCGGCAATCCGGTCGCTATCGCATCTTTAAAAGAGGGCGACGTCGTGCTCGATCTGGGGAGCGGCGCCGGATTTGACGCGTTCCTTGCCTCGTCAAGAGTCGGTAAGACCGGCCGCGTCATAGGTGTCGATATGACGCCGGAGATGGTTGAAAAGGCCCGGGATAATGCCGGGAGGGGTGATTATAAGAACGTGGAATTTATGCAGGGCGAGATCGAAAAACTGCCTCTTGAGGATGCCTCGATCGACGTTATCATATCGAACTGCGTCATCAACCTGTCGCCTGAAAAAGAGCAGGTCTTTAAAGAGGCCTTCAGGGTGCTTAAGCCCGGAGGGCGGCTTATGGTCTCTGACCTGGTTCTGGTCAAAGATCTGCCTGATAGTATAAAGGGATCTGTCGAGGCATATGTGGGTTGCCTTGCCGGGGCGGTCAAAAAAGACGAGTATCTGAAGTTCATAAAACTGGCCGGCTTTAAAGAGGTCAAAGTGATAGACCAGATAAGCTATCCCGTAGATGCCATCTTCAAGGAACTTGAAGGCGTCCGGGACACGGTAGCCAGCATAAAAGTATCCGCAAAAAAATCTTTGATATGGGATACCGTCGCGCTATAA
- the nikR gene encoding nickel-responsive transcriptional regulator NikR — protein MAGLARFGISTDRDLLEKFDRLMEGKGYTNRSKAFSDLMRQELVKREWAAGKEVAGAVILIYDHHKRELVNKLMNIQHDFSKVIISTQHIHLDHDNCLEIVAIKGTVAEARELADAMKAVRGIKHATLGMSSTGKGI, from the coding sequence ATGGCAGGATTGGCGCGGTTCGGCATATCGACTGACAGGGACCTCCTGGAGAAGTTTGACCGGTTGATGGAAGGTAAGGGTTACACCAACCGGTCCAAGGCCTTCTCTGACCTCATGCGCCAGGAACTGGTAAAGAGAGAATGGGCCGCAGGCAAAGAGGTCGCCGGTGCGGTCATCCTGATCTACGACCATCATAAGAGAGAGCTTGTGAATAAGCTTATGAATATCCAGCACGATTTCAGCAAGGTGATCATCTCGACCCAGCACATACATCTGGACCACGACAACTGCCTTGAGATAGTGGCGATAAAAGGGACTGTGGCTGAAGCCCGGGAGCTTGCCGACGCCATGAAGGCCGTCAGGGGGATCAAACATGCGACACTGGGGATGTCGAGCACCGGCAAGGGGATATGA
- a CDS encoding metal ABC transporter permease, translating to MIDIFHRLIEFVMPFDWARYDFMKNALMAVILVTPVFALAGTTVISKHMAFFSDVLGHSALTGLAIGIVLGLCDPTLSIVVLGILLAVAVVIFKGTTQATSDTVLGVLFAMVVALGIVILSRGGGFAKYTAYLIGDILTVTPGQIFMLAVITMGVLLYWFIFGNRLALVSVNPSLAASRGINVLLMEISFAVLVAIVVTLSIRLVGILIINSLLILPAASSRNISRNIHSYTIWAIIISVTSGITGLVVSYYWGTASGATIVLFAAFFYCITVLFRARRRTSKG from the coding sequence ATGATAGATATCTTTCATAGACTTATAGAATTTGTGATGCCGTTCGACTGGGCGAGGTACGACTTCATGAAGAACGCCCTCATGGCGGTCATACTGGTAACCCCTGTCTTTGCCCTCGCCGGAACGACGGTGATCAGTAAACATATGGCATTCTTTTCGGATGTCCTGGGCCATTCCGCCCTCACGGGCCTGGCCATAGGGATAGTGCTGGGACTATGCGACCCGACGCTGTCAATAGTCGTCCTCGGGATATTGCTGGCGGTCGCGGTGGTCATCTTTAAAGGGACGACCCAGGCCACATCCGATACTGTGCTGGGTGTCTTATTCGCCATGGTGGTGGCCCTCGGCATAGTGATCCTTAGCCGCGGCGGAGGGTTTGCTAAGTATACCGCTTATCTGATAGGTGACATACTGACGGTCACGCCGGGGCAGATATTTATGCTGGCCGTTATCACCATGGGCGTATTGTTATATTGGTTTATTTTCGGGAATAGACTTGCCCTTGTAAGCGTCAACCCTTCGCTTGCCGCAAGCCGAGGGATAAATGTCTTATTGATGGAGATAAGTTTTGCCGTGCTTGTGGCGATCGTCGTCACGTTATCCATACGCCTCGTAGGTATCCTGATAATAAATTCCCTCCTGATATTGCCTGCGGCCTCATCGCGTAATATATCGCGGAACATACACAGCTACACGATATGGGCGATCATTATCAGCGTTACGTCCGGCATAACAGGGTTGGTCGTCTCTTATTACTGGGGCACGGCCTCCGGCGCGACGATCGTGCTCTTCGCCGCCTTCTTTTATTGCATCACGGTCCTCTTCAGGGCCAGGCGCAGGACTTCGAAGGGCTGA
- a CDS encoding carbohydrate porin → MRYKRGRVITIFMLISFFSATPLWADDVSDLKEEVRILKEKLSEMDGLKARVAELEKKLEVQGCSITTQATTVKEIRESLIKYEPGEGLKVPPCGIEMTAGATFVLQGTPNANDAGDGEASRFDAAWSADIFIQKAFDDWGRALIHLEPGQGQGVEGELSVYSNVNRDQNPTDADVPVTELWYEHYLFDKQVAITAGKMDPANYIDQNEYAHDETTQFLGRIFKQNPAIEWPDDNTLGARLIIAPEFLPYMSLESTYFDADNDWESVFDRPFVSAQLNLKPSRIFNIDPEQWDGNYRLYWWLDGRAHHKLVAKDEPTTEEREKEMNTGFGLSCDQMITDVFGIFGRFGWQIPYLELVTTSPNSAPAEASWSAGLQMTGKYWNREDDILAFGVGQVFPSSHYKDSGVEGTGGASEGHFETYYRCQVLKWLAISPDFQVIWNPRGVNHGYLGDDDAIFVYGMRGQLDF, encoded by the coding sequence ATGCGGTATAAAAGAGGGAGGGTCATAACTATCTTTATGTTGATAAGTTTTTTTTCCGCGACGCCGTTATGGGCCGATGATGTAAGCGACCTTAAAGAAGAGGTAAGGATATTGAAGGAGAAGCTTTCCGAGATGGATGGCTTAAAGGCGCGCGTCGCGGAGCTTGAAAAGAAGCTTGAGGTCCAGGGGTGTTCGATAACGACGCAGGCGACCACGGTCAAAGAGATCAGGGAGTCCCTTATCAAATATGAGCCCGGGGAGGGCTTGAAGGTGCCGCCGTGCGGCATCGAGATGACGGCAGGCGCCACGTTCGTCCTCCAGGGGACGCCGAACGCCAACGATGCCGGCGACGGCGAGGCGTCAAGGTTCGACGCCGCATGGTCTGCCGACATATTCATCCAGAAGGCCTTCGACGATTGGGGGCGGGCGTTGATACACCTTGAGCCGGGACAGGGGCAGGGCGTGGAGGGCGAGCTTTCGGTATACAGCAACGTCAATAGGGACCAGAACCCGACCGATGCCGACGTGCCCGTTACGGAGTTGTGGTATGAGCATTACCTCTTCGATAAGCAGGTCGCTATAACTGCCGGCAAGATGGACCCCGCAAATTATATAGACCAGAACGAATATGCCCATGATGAGACGACGCAGTTCCTGGGGAGGATATTCAAGCAGAACCCGGCCATAGAATGGCCGGATGACAATACGCTCGGGGCGCGTTTAATAATAGCGCCGGAGTTCCTTCCGTATATGTCACTGGAGTCGACATATTTCGACGCCGACAATGACTGGGAGAGCGTATTCGACAGGCCGTTCGTGTCGGCCCAGCTTAATCTGAAACCGTCCAGGATATTCAATATAGACCCCGAACAATGGGACGGCAATTACAGGCTCTACTGGTGGCTGGACGGCAGGGCCCATCATAAACTGGTAGCGAAAGATGAGCCGACGACCGAAGAGAGGGAGAAGGAGATGAATACGGGGTTCGGGTTGAGCTGTGACCAGATGATCACGGACGTCTTCGGGATATTCGGGCGGTTCGGCTGGCAGATACCGTATCTGGAGCTCGTGACGACAAGCCCGAATTCCGCGCCCGCCGAAGCTTCATGGTCGGCCGGATTACAGATGACCGGAAAATACTGGAATAGAGAAGACGACATCCTCGCCTTCGGCGTGGGCCAGGTCTTCCCGAGCAGCCATTATAAGGACTCCGGCGTCGAGGGTACGGGAGGAGCGTCCGAAGGGCATTTCGAGACGTACTATAGGTGCCAGGTCCTTAAATGGCTCGCTATAAGCCCGGACTTCCAGGTGATATGGAACCCGAGAGGCGTTAATCACGGGTATCTGGGCGATGACGATGCCATATTCGTATACGGCATGAGGGGACAGCTGGATTTCTAA
- a CDS encoding DUF134 domain-containing protein produces the protein MRPKKTRWIRCLPGERCFKPVCKPLDRLEGVYLTLDEFEALRLADLKRLKQVDAARRLKISRPTFSRIVSSARKKIADGLVNIKAIRIEGGCCKIIKKGRS, from the coding sequence ATGCGTCCCAAGAAGACGAGATGGATAAGGTGTTTGCCGGGCGAGAGGTGTTTCAAGCCGGTATGCAAGCCCCTCGATAGGCTGGAGGGCGTATATCTCACCCTTGACGAGTTTGAGGCCTTACGCCTCGCGGACCTCAAGAGGTTGAAACAGGTCGACGCGGCACGGCGGCTCAAGATATCGCGCCCCACGTTCTCGAGGATCGTATCCTCGGCGCGGAAGAAGATAGCCGACGGCCTGGTCAATATCAAGGCCATAAGGATAGAAGGCGGTTGCTGCAAAATCATAAAGAAAGGCCGGTCATAA
- a CDS encoding metal ABC transporter substrate-binding protein encodes MGNPRIFILPPFIILAVQLFFICPSAVSEADTGTVDVVASFYPMYIMAINVCKDVPGVTVTNLTPSASGCLHDYSITTDDMKRLEGAEIFVANGAGMEPFMDKVISRYPSMKTVRLADGIPLIRDQGGEEDNPHLWVSISDAMLQVKSLGKAMETFDPGHKELYRSNTDGYLAKLDALRSRMQSELAPFRGRKIVTFHEAFRYFAGEFGLEIAAVVEREPGSAPGSKELAETIDLIKENGVKVLFSEPQYPASAADTIARETGATVYMLDPAVTGPDDPDAYLNIMEENLATLKKALS; translated from the coding sequence ATGGGCAATCCCAGGATCTTTATCCTTCCCCCGTTTATCATATTGGCAGTTCAGCTATTTTTTATCTGCCCGTCTGCCGTTAGCGAGGCGGATACCGGGACGGTCGATGTGGTAGCGTCGTTCTATCCCATGTACATCATGGCCATCAACGTCTGTAAAGACGTCCCCGGCGTTACCGTAACGAACCTCACACCGTCCGCATCCGGCTGCCTGCACGATTATTCGATCACGACCGATGATATGAAACGGCTGGAGGGAGCGGAGATATTCGTCGCGAACGGCGCGGGTATGGAACCGTTCATGGATAAGGTCATATCCAGATATCCTTCTATGAAGACCGTCCGATTGGCCGACGGCATCCCTTTGATCAGGGACCAGGGCGGCGAAGAGGATAACCCGCATCTCTGGGTCAGTATATCCGATGCCATGCTTCAGGTCAAGAGCCTCGGTAAGGCCATGGAGACGTTCGATCCGGGACATAAGGAGCTGTATCGCAGTAATACCGACGGATATCTGGCGAAATTGGACGCCCTGAGGTCCCGCATGCAGTCGGAACTCGCCCCGTTCAGGGGCAGGAAGATAGTCACGTTCCATGAAGCGTTCCGGTATTTTGCCGGGGAATTCGGCCTGGAGATAGCCGCCGTAGTAGAACGTGAACCCGGCAGCGCCCCGGGTTCTAAAGAGCTGGCCGAAACGATAGATCTTATCAAAGAGAACGGCGTGAAGGTCCTCTTCAGCGAACCTCAATATCCGGCAAGTGCCGCTGACACAATAGCCAGGGAGACCGGCGCGACTGTCTATATGCTCGACCCGGCCGTGACCGGCCCGGACGATCCGGACGCCTATCTTAATATAATGGAAGAGAACCTCGCTACCCTTAAGAAGGCCTTATCGTGA
- a CDS encoding metal ABC transporter ATP-binding protein, with the protein MTKTCEHCCTRIENLDVSFGAVRILKGVNLHVNCGELIAIVGPNGAGKTTLLRAILGEIRYTGSIDFQVKGMPCKKPRIGYVPQRLNYDPDSPISVLDLIASAISDDPVWLGVNPLLTAKIRASLAGVSAEHLLNKRIGELSGGELQRALLAMAMTPEPDLLLLDEPMSGVDAKGLSLFYEIASSLRKARDVTILLVTHDLMGVAPHADRMILLNNSVIASGEPRAVLSDERLISALGPSLWNISKLP; encoded by the coding sequence GTGACAAAGACCTGCGAACATTGTTGTACAAGGATAGAGAACTTGGATGTGAGCTTCGGCGCCGTCAGGATATTGAAGGGCGTGAACCTGCACGTCAACTGCGGCGAGCTCATAGCCATAGTCGGGCCGAACGGTGCGGGGAAGACGACTCTATTGCGGGCGATACTCGGGGAGATACGCTATACCGGCAGTATAGATTTTCAGGTCAAGGGGATGCCGTGTAAAAAGCCGCGCATCGGGTATGTCCCGCAGAGATTGAATTATGATCCCGACTCACCGATCAGCGTGCTGGACCTTATCGCCAGCGCGATCAGTGACGATCCGGTGTGGCTGGGGGTCAACCCTTTACTGACTGCAAAGATCAGGGCTTCTTTGGCCGGCGTCTCCGCGGAGCATCTTTTGAATAAAAGGATAGGTGAACTGTCAGGAGGCGAACTGCAGAGGGCGCTCCTGGCCATGGCGATGACGCCTGAGCCGGACCTCCTTTTGCTCGATGAGCCGATGTCCGGGGTGGACGCGAAAGGGCTATCGCTCTTTTACGAGATCGCATCATCCTTAAGAAAGGCGAGGGATGTCACCATCCTCCTTGTGACGCATGATCTTATGGGCGTGGCGCCTCACGCGGACAGGATGATATTGCTTAATAATTCGGTCATAGCGAGCGGCGAGCCGAGGGCGGTGCTCTCCGATGAGCGGCTTATCAGCGCGCTCGGTCCTAGCCTCTGGAACATCTCAAAACTGCCATGA